In Nocardioides dokdonensis FR1436, the following are encoded in one genomic region:
- a CDS encoding DsbA family protein, with product MSSNKSNAADRTARAQQARAEQERAERRRRLLSIGGVVLAMVLIIGVGFVIQRSRDTSSDVAAPAAGQGEYGVTIGAADAPHDIVVYEDFLCPFCGALEEVSTDDLARLADEGKVTVEYRPFNLLSRIGDYSARATNAFAVVLEESGPETAKAFHDLLFENQPSESGPFPSDADLVALAVEAGAEESDVADGIESGARMDWVEEATRAAQDAGVQGTPTVLLDGEVVNGGSVEEIADALVAGVE from the coding sequence ATGAGCAGCAACAAGTCCAACGCGGCCGACCGCACCGCCCGCGCCCAGCAGGCCCGTGCCGAGCAGGAGCGTGCCGAGCGCCGTCGCCGGCTGCTGTCCATCGGCGGCGTCGTGCTCGCCATGGTGCTCATCATCGGCGTCGGGTTCGTGATCCAGCGCTCGCGCGACACCAGCTCCGACGTCGCTGCCCCGGCCGCAGGTCAGGGCGAGTACGGCGTGACGATCGGCGCGGCGGACGCACCGCACGACATCGTGGTCTACGAGGACTTCCTCTGCCCGTTCTGCGGTGCCCTCGAGGAGGTCTCCACCGACGACCTGGCGCGGCTCGCCGACGAGGGGAAGGTGACCGTCGAGTACCGGCCCTTCAACCTGCTCTCGCGCATCGGCGACTACTCCGCCCGCGCCACGAACGCCTTCGCGGTCGTGCTCGAGGAGTCCGGCCCCGAGACGGCCAAGGCCTTCCACGACCTGCTGTTCGAGAACCAGCCCTCCGAGAGCGGCCCCTTCCCCTCCGACGCCGACCTGGTCGCCCTGGCCGTCGAGGCCGGCGCCGAGGAGAGCGACGTCGCTGACGGCATCGAGTCCGGCGCCCGCATGGACTGGGTCGAGGAAGCCACCCGGGCCGCCCAGGACGCCGGCGTGCAGGGCACCCCGACGGTGCTGCTCGACGGCGAGGTCGTCAACGGCGGCTCGGTCGAGGAGATCGCCGATGCGCTGGTGGCCGGGGTCGAGTGA
- a CDS encoding phytoene desaturase family protein, giving the protein MSSAPSRTHYDVAVVGGGHNGLTAAAYLARAGLSVAVLERLDHTGGAAVSAPAFSGHDVRLSRYSYLVSVMPDQLISDLDLDVRLTSRSTASYTPTLRDGVPGGLLVQRPEGDETARSFRDLTGGDDEYAAWTDFYAGVGRLAQVLAPTLLAPLPHERDVRAQVDATTWRDVVERPLAEAIERRFADDTVRGVVGTDALIGTFASLHDPSLVQNRCFLYHLIGNGTGEWRVPVGGMGSVSDALATAALRAGAELVTSAGVSAIRPGGDDPAEIDVHTSAGARTITATTVLANVAPWVLRILLGEPADPASKPVGAQLKINLLLDRLPRLRSGVDPAEAFAGTLHLAEDYSQVERAYADAAAGRVPTQMPGEVYCHSLSDPSILGSAAPGMHTMTYFGLHTPATLFEQDTEVTKQLAVQRALAALDEHLVEPISSVVARDAEGNPCIEAKIPQDIEADLAMPGGHIFHGDLDWPWAPQRARLDTPAQRWGVATGVDQVLLCGSGSRRGGAVSGLGGHHAAHAVLESR; this is encoded by the coding sequence ATGAGCTCGGCACCCTCGCGCACCCACTACGACGTCGCCGTGGTCGGCGGTGGCCACAACGGCCTCACCGCGGCCGCCTACCTCGCTCGCGCCGGACTCTCCGTCGCGGTGCTCGAGCGGCTGGACCACACCGGTGGCGCAGCGGTCTCCGCACCCGCCTTCAGCGGTCACGACGTGCGCCTCTCGCGCTACTCCTACCTGGTCTCGGTGATGCCCGACCAGCTGATCAGCGACCTCGACCTCGACGTGCGGCTCACCTCGCGCAGCACCGCGTCGTACACCCCGACGCTGCGCGACGGCGTCCCCGGCGGCCTGCTGGTGCAGCGCCCCGAGGGCGACGAGACGGCGCGGTCCTTCCGCGACCTCACGGGCGGCGACGACGAGTACGCCGCGTGGACCGACTTCTACGCCGGGGTCGGACGGCTGGCGCAGGTCCTGGCGCCCACGCTGCTCGCGCCGCTGCCGCACGAGCGCGACGTGCGCGCCCAGGTCGACGCCACGACCTGGCGTGACGTCGTCGAGCGTCCGCTCGCCGAGGCCATCGAGCGCCGCTTCGCCGACGACACGGTGCGCGGGGTCGTCGGCACCGACGCCCTGATCGGCACCTTCGCCTCGCTGCACGACCCGTCGCTGGTCCAGAACCGGTGCTTCCTCTACCACCTGATCGGCAACGGGACGGGCGAGTGGCGGGTGCCGGTGGGCGGCATGGGCTCGGTGAGCGACGCCCTGGCCACGGCCGCGCTCCGCGCCGGCGCGGAGCTGGTCACCTCCGCCGGCGTCTCGGCCATCCGACCCGGCGGGGACGACCCGGCGGAGATCGACGTGCACACCTCGGCGGGCGCCCGCACGATCACCGCGACCACGGTCCTGGCCAACGTGGCGCCCTGGGTGCTGCGCATCCTGCTCGGCGAGCCCGCGGACCCGGCCTCCAAGCCGGTGGGCGCCCAGCTCAAGATCAACCTGCTGCTCGACCGGCTGCCCCGGCTGCGCTCCGGCGTCGACCCGGCGGAGGCCTTCGCCGGCACCCTGCACCTCGCCGAGGACTACTCCCAGGTCGAGCGCGCCTACGCCGACGCCGCGGCCGGCCGGGTGCCGACGCAGATGCCCGGCGAGGTCTACTGCCACTCCCTCAGTGACCCCTCGATCCTCGGCTCGGCCGCGCCCGGGATGCACACGATGACCTACTTCGGGCTGCACACCCCGGCCACGCTCTTCGAGCAGGACACCGAGGTGACCAAGCAGCTCGCGGTGCAGCGGGCCCTCGCCGCGCTCGACGAGCACCTCGTCGAGCCGATCTCGTCGGTCGTCGCCCGCGACGCCGAGGGCAACCCCTGCATCGAGGCCAAGATCCCCCAGGACATCGAGGCCGACCTGGCGATGCCCGGAGGGCACATCTTCCACGGGGACCTGGACTGGCCCTGGGCCCCGCAGCGGGCGCGCCTCGACACCCCTGCACAGCGCTGGGGCGTCGCCACCGGTGTCGACCAGGTGCTGCTCTGCGGTTCGGGCAGCCGCAGGGGCGGTGCCGTGTCCGGCCTGGGCGGTCACCACGCGGCGCACGCGGTCCTCGAGAGCCGCTGA
- a CDS encoding pirin family protein, which translates to MPAITVDDLTVLSRVRAPGLGDQPRPVRQVTTAPEGHEGEGFPVRRAFAGIDMALLDPFIMMDQMGEVDYAPGEPKGTAWHPHRGFETVTYMIDGVFDHRDSHGGGGSITNGDTQWMTAGSGLLHIETPPEWLVTSGGLFHGIQLWVNLPRDTKMTDPRYQDIRSGEVRLLTSADAGALVRVIAGTVDGHAGPGSTYTPMSLVHATIEPGARLDLPWEVEHNALVYVLSGQGTVGVEGRPLRTGQTAVLGAGDYLTVAADARQDSRTPALDVVVLGGRPIREAVAWAGPFVMNTRAEVMEAYQDFQQGRFGHIPA; encoded by the coding sequence GTGCCCGCGATCACCGTCGACGACCTGACCGTGCTGTCCCGGGTGCGCGCCCCCGGCCTGGGTGACCAGCCGCGACCCGTGCGCCAGGTGACGACCGCCCCCGAGGGCCACGAGGGGGAGGGCTTCCCCGTGCGCCGCGCGTTCGCGGGCATCGACATGGCCCTGCTCGACCCGTTCATCATGATGGACCAGATGGGCGAGGTGGACTACGCGCCGGGGGAGCCGAAGGGCACCGCCTGGCACCCGCACCGCGGCTTCGAGACCGTCACCTACATGATCGACGGCGTCTTCGACCACCGCGACTCCCACGGGGGCGGCGGCTCGATCACCAACGGCGACACGCAGTGGATGACCGCCGGTTCCGGACTGCTGCACATCGAGACCCCGCCCGAGTGGCTGGTGACCTCCGGTGGGCTCTTCCACGGCATCCAGCTGTGGGTGAACCTGCCCCGGGACACCAAGATGACCGACCCGCGCTACCAGGACATCCGCTCCGGTGAGGTGCGCCTGCTGACCAGCGCCGACGCGGGTGCGCTGGTCCGGGTCATCGCCGGCACCGTGGACGGCCATGCCGGGCCCGGGTCGACGTACACGCCGATGAGCCTGGTGCACGCGACCATCGAGCCGGGGGCCCGCCTCGACCTCCCGTGGGAGGTCGAGCACAACGCGCTGGTCTACGTCCTGTCCGGCCAGGGGACCGTCGGTGTCGAGGGACGCCCGCTGCGCACCGGCCAGACCGCCGTGCTCGGCGCCGGCGACTACCTCACGGTCGCGGCCGACGCCCGCCAGGACAGCCGGACCCCGGCCCTGGACGTGGTGGTGCTGGGCGGCCGGCCGATCCGCGAGGCCGTGGCCTGGGCGGGCCCGTTCGTGATGAACACCCGCGCCGAGGTGATGGAGGCCTACCAGGACTTCCAGCAGGGCCGGTTCGGCCACATCCCGGCCTGA
- a CDS encoding sensor histidine kinase, translating to MTRESEAVTSRPDVDPESSGRTMTALSTVRDTDLRDLLALAADLLDVEVAAVTVADGDDFHYPVAVGIEPFSTPYAAAMCRQAWGHGELFEVPDTLLDPRFTDSPFVTGELASVRFYASFPLSTSTGEETGRFCLFGLSPRRLDDAQRRVVATLAVAANRILELRLRRLAPMPAPTADVLAIAAQVSHDLQSPLATLMMSLGVLQGEELDSTTRASVLAMATRSVERMRGMVEGTLRLHDLGREAPGHETVDLRALTEQLLADEAEQWDQVGGTVDLGELPPVVGDPTQLTLVLQNLLHNARKFARPGQPPEVAVRAERRGDRVRVTVRDAGVGIPAGHRSRVFDLFTRTGHAQGHGIGLATVARVVHAHGGDCGTEDLPEGAGAALWFELPAG from the coding sequence TTGACGCGTGAGAGCGAGGCGGTGACGTCGCGGCCGGACGTGGATCCCGAGAGCTCGGGACGCACGATGACGGCGCTGTCGACCGTGCGCGACACCGACCTGAGGGACCTGCTCGCCCTCGCCGCCGACCTGCTCGACGTCGAGGTGGCAGCGGTCACCGTGGCCGACGGCGACGACTTCCACTACCCCGTCGCGGTGGGCATCGAGCCGTTCTCCACGCCGTACGCCGCCGCGATGTGCCGGCAGGCGTGGGGACACGGCGAGCTCTTCGAGGTGCCCGACACGCTGCTCGACCCCCGCTTCACCGACTCCCCCTTCGTGACCGGCGAGCTGGCGTCGGTGCGCTTCTACGCCTCGTTCCCGCTGAGCACGTCGACCGGCGAGGAGACCGGTCGCTTCTGCCTGTTCGGGCTGAGCCCCCGCCGGCTCGACGACGCCCAGCGCCGCGTCGTGGCCACGCTCGCGGTCGCCGCCAACCGCATCCTGGAGCTGCGGCTGCGTCGCCTGGCGCCGATGCCCGCACCCACCGCCGACGTGCTGGCGATCGCCGCGCAGGTCAGCCACGACCTGCAGTCCCCCCTGGCCACGCTGATGATGAGCCTGGGGGTGCTCCAGGGCGAGGAACTCGACAGCACCACCCGCGCCTCCGTGCTCGCGATGGCCACCAGGTCCGTGGAGCGGATGCGCGGGATGGTCGAGGGCACGCTGCGCCTGCACGACCTGGGCCGCGAGGCGCCCGGTCACGAGACCGTCGACCTGCGGGCGCTCACCGAGCAGCTGCTGGCGGACGAGGCCGAGCAGTGGGACCAGGTCGGCGGCACCGTCGACCTCGGGGAGCTGCCGCCCGTGGTCGGGGACCCCACCCAGCTCACGCTGGTCCTGCAGAACCTGCTCCACAACGCCCGCAAGTTCGCCCGACCGGGCCAGCCACCCGAGGTGGCGGTGCGCGCGGAGCGCCGCGGGGACCGGGTCCGGGTCACGGTGCGCGACGCCGGCGTGGGCATCCCTGCCGGGCACCGCTCACGCGTCTTCGACCTCTTCACCCGCACCGGCCATGCCCAGGGCCACGGCATCGGGCTGGCCACCGTGGCCCGGGTCGTGCACGCGCACGGGGGCGACTGCGGCACCGAGGACCTCCCCGAGGGCGCCGGTGCCGCCCTGTGGTTCGAGCTGCCCGCCGGGTGA
- a CDS encoding MauE/DoxX family redox-associated membrane protein, with amino-acid sequence MSSAVKEWIGLLARLLTGGVWIAAGAVKLPAPHESVAAVRAYDLLPEVVVPTVGQLLPVLEVVIGLALVLGVLTRGASVVSAVLFAAFIIAIASVWARGMTIDCGCFGGGGADPDAASQYPWEIARDAGLLLASAYLVALPRTRLALDNLLFQRRTPLPLDLTDPIPEGER; translated from the coding sequence GTGAGCAGCGCGGTCAAGGAGTGGATCGGCCTCCTCGCGCGCCTGCTCACCGGCGGCGTCTGGATAGCGGCGGGCGCGGTCAAGCTGCCCGCCCCCCACGAGTCCGTGGCGGCCGTGCGGGCCTACGACCTGCTGCCCGAGGTCGTGGTGCCCACCGTGGGCCAGCTGCTGCCCGTGCTCGAGGTGGTCATCGGCCTCGCGCTGGTCCTCGGCGTGCTCACCCGCGGCGCGTCCGTGGTCTCCGCGGTGCTGTTCGCGGCGTTCATCATCGCCATCGCGTCGGTGTGGGCGCGGGGCATGACCATCGACTGCGGCTGCTTCGGCGGCGGCGGGGCCGACCCGGACGCCGCGTCGCAGTACCCGTGGGAGATCGCCCGGGACGCCGGCCTGCTGCTGGCCTCGGCGTACCTCGTCGCGCTGCCACGCACGCGCCTGGCCCTCGACAACCTCCTCTTCCAGCGGCGTACGCCGCTCCCGCTCGACCTGACCGACCCCATCCCCGAGGGAGAACGATGA
- a CDS encoding ATP-binding protein, which produces MRSWQLRAAGLLVLMVVLGALTVRSAPLAGHVVGSWPVGLATGLVVLAPRRAAPLMLGLVLLAALLSLSLTDRPVGVVVGYSLTIVLETALVARLLLGGREGRWRLRRDADLRRYLAACAIGGVVATLGGAVTSVLTGLGEPWFVALTLGTAHLASQLVLTPLWARLPSHGTLARRPERMLQWGAVAVVTPAVFAPELSLPLVFLVIPLLAWSALRTSPAQALAQMVAVLAFAVAMTTFGRGPFAFLPGLLEMEHDVRGVLTAAYAASCALIVVPLLLRVGESIEAARAASAERDTLDRIVRSATGTAIVGTDDQGRVTLFNPGAERLLGYTAAEVVGETTRVFHTAEQIAAKAEELGVEPRFSEVVRRMAEPDMAGEDMGFVRKDGAVRTHSMTLGRITDDAGRVLGYVSTSEDVTERVHTEEALREALARMQEVDAVKDAFVSSVSHELRTPITSIQGYLEMLEDGSFGQLSTAQKSAVARVAGNSERLLILIDDLLTLSRVQEDGLGLSDKVVDLCEVVATGCAVVAPGGERSRVVLTVDVPAHPVPCLGNREMLERVVINLVGNAIKFTPAGGHVDVALTSAAEGSTITVTDTGIGIPPEEQARLFTRFFRSSLAQAQAIPGSGLGLSIAYSVVAQHGGTMRAESAPGQGTTFFVDLPPLP; this is translated from the coding sequence GTGAGGTCGTGGCAGCTGCGCGCCGCGGGCCTGCTCGTGCTGATGGTGGTCCTCGGGGCGCTCACGGTCCGGTCCGCGCCCCTCGCCGGGCACGTGGTCGGCAGCTGGCCGGTCGGGCTGGCCACCGGGCTCGTCGTGCTGGCGCCGCGACGGGCAGCGCCGCTGATGCTGGGGCTGGTGCTGCTGGCCGCGCTGCTCTCCCTCTCCCTGACCGACCGCCCTGTCGGGGTGGTGGTCGGCTACTCCCTGACGATCGTGCTCGAGACCGCGCTAGTCGCCCGGCTCCTGCTGGGGGGCAGGGAAGGTCGCTGGCGACTGCGCCGGGACGCGGACCTGCGTCGCTACCTGGCCGCCTGCGCGATCGGCGGTGTGGTGGCGACCCTCGGCGGCGCCGTGACCTCGGTGCTGACCGGCCTCGGGGAGCCGTGGTTCGTCGCGCTGACGCTCGGCACCGCGCACCTGGCCTCCCAGCTGGTGCTCACCCCGCTCTGGGCGAGGCTGCCCTCCCACGGCACCCTGGCCCGGCGACCCGAGCGGATGCTGCAGTGGGGCGCCGTGGCAGTGGTCACGCCGGCCGTCTTCGCCCCCGAGCTCTCGCTGCCGCTGGTGTTCCTGGTGATCCCGCTGCTGGCCTGGAGCGCCCTGCGGACCAGCCCGGCCCAGGCGCTGGCGCAGATGGTCGCGGTGCTGGCCTTCGCCGTCGCGATGACGACGTTCGGCCGGGGGCCCTTCGCGTTCCTGCCCGGTCTGCTCGAGATGGAGCACGACGTGCGCGGCGTCCTCACCGCGGCGTACGCCGCCTCGTGCGCCCTGATCGTGGTGCCGCTGCTGCTGCGGGTGGGGGAGAGCATCGAGGCGGCCCGGGCCGCCTCGGCCGAGCGCGACACCCTCGACCGCATCGTGCGCAGCGCCACGGGGACCGCGATCGTCGGCACCGACGACCAGGGACGGGTCACCCTGTTCAACCCCGGCGCCGAGCGGCTGCTCGGCTACACGGCCGCCGAGGTCGTGGGGGAGACCACCCGCGTCTTCCACACCGCGGAGCAGATCGCGGCCAAGGCGGAGGAGCTCGGCGTCGAGCCCCGCTTCTCCGAGGTGGTGCGGCGGATGGCCGAGCCCGACATGGCCGGCGAGGACATGGGCTTCGTCCGCAAGGACGGGGCGGTGCGGACCCACTCGATGACCCTGGGTCGCATCACCGACGACGCGGGTCGGGTGCTGGGCTACGTGAGCACCTCGGAGGACGTCACCGAGCGGGTGCACACCGAGGAGGCGCTGCGCGAGGCGTTGGCGCGGATGCAGGAGGTCGACGCGGTCAAGGACGCCTTCGTCTCCAGCGTCAGCCACGAGCTGCGCACGCCCATCACGAGCATCCAGGGCTACCTGGAGATGCTCGAGGACGGTTCGTTCGGCCAGCTCAGCACGGCCCAGAAGTCGGCCGTCGCCCGGGTCGCGGGCAACAGCGAGCGCCTGCTCATCCTGATCGACGACCTGCTGACCCTCTCGCGGGTGCAGGAGGACGGGCTGGGGCTCAGCGACAAGGTGGTGGACCTGTGCGAGGTGGTCGCCACCGGGTGTGCGGTCGTGGCGCCGGGCGGCGAGCGGTCCCGGGTGGTGCTCACGGTCGACGTGCCGGCGCACCCGGTGCCGTGCCTGGGCAACCGCGAGATGCTGGAGCGGGTGGTGATCAACCTCGTCGGCAACGCGATCAAGTTCACGCCGGCGGGTGGCCACGTCGACGTCGCGCTGACCAGCGCGGCGGAGGGCTCGACGATCACCGTGACCGACACCGGCATCGGCATCCCGCCCGAGGAGCAGGCGCGGCTCTTCACGCGCTTCTTCCGCTCCTCCCTGGCGCAGGCCCAGGCGATCCCGGGCAGCGGGCTGGGGCTCTCGATCGCCTACTCCGTGGTCGCCCAGCACGGCGGGACGATGCGTGCGGAGTCCGCCCCCGGGCAGGGCACGACCTTCTTCGTCGACCTGCCGCCGCTGCCGTGA
- a CDS encoding adenosine deaminase yields the protein MSTEHPHALDSFIAGLPKAELHVHHVGSASPQIVSELATRHPGVVPSDLEELQRFFEFRDFAHFIEVYLAVVDLVRTPEDIRYLTYEVAREMATSQRVRYAELTCTPYTSVRPHEDGVGMPIEAYSEAIEDARVAAERDFGLVLRWIYDIPGEAGLPAAEKTLEYALEHRTDALVGFGLGGPEVGVPRPQFQPYFDAARSAGLRSVPHAGETTGPQTVWDALHLLGAERIGHGTSAAQDPELLAHLASTGIALEVCPSSNVATRAVASLAEHPMSLFRDAGVTVTVHSDDPPMFGTTLNREYGIAADLLDLDQDGVRDLARASVHASFAPDDVRARLLGEIDAHTV from the coding sequence ATGAGCACCGAGCACCCTCACGCACTGGACTCCTTCATCGCCGGCCTGCCCAAGGCCGAGCTGCACGTGCACCACGTCGGCTCGGCCTCGCCGCAGATCGTCTCCGAGCTCGCCACCCGGCACCCGGGCGTCGTGCCGAGCGATCTCGAGGAGCTGCAGCGGTTCTTCGAGTTCCGCGACTTCGCCCACTTCATCGAGGTCTACCTCGCCGTGGTCGACCTGGTCCGGACCCCGGAGGACATCCGCTACCTGACCTACGAGGTGGCTCGCGAGATGGCCACGTCGCAGCGGGTGCGCTACGCCGAGCTCACGTGCACGCCGTACACCTCGGTGCGCCCGCACGAGGACGGTGTCGGGATGCCGATCGAGGCGTACTCGGAGGCGATCGAGGACGCTCGGGTCGCGGCCGAGCGGGACTTCGGCCTGGTCCTGCGCTGGATCTACGACATCCCCGGCGAGGCCGGGCTGCCGGCGGCCGAGAAGACGCTGGAGTACGCCCTCGAGCACCGCACCGACGCCCTGGTCGGCTTCGGTCTCGGCGGTCCCGAGGTGGGCGTGCCGCGCCCGCAGTTCCAGCCGTACTTCGACGCCGCGCGGTCAGCCGGCCTGCGCAGCGTCCCGCACGCGGGGGAGACCACCGGGCCGCAGACGGTCTGGGACGCCCTGCACCTGCTGGGGGCCGAGCGGATCGGGCACGGCACGTCGGCGGCGCAGGACCCCGAGCTGCTGGCCCACCTGGCGAGCACCGGGATCGCGCTGGAGGTCTGTCCGTCCTCCAACGTGGCCACCCGTGCCGTCGCCTCGCTCGCGGAGCACCCGATGAGCCTGTTCCGCGACGCCGGCGTGACGGTGACGGTGCACTCGGACGACCCGCCCATGTTCGGCACCACGCTCAACCGCGAGTACGGCATCGCCGCGGACCTGCTCGACCTGGACCAGGACGGGGTGCGCGACCTGGCCCGGGCGTCGGTGCACGCGTCGTTCGCCCCGGACGACGTGCGTGCCCGGCTGCTCGGCGAGATCGACGCTCACACGGTCTGA
- the orn gene encoding oligoribonuclease, which produces MSDRLVWIDCEMTGLDLGADALIEVAALVTDFDLNVLGEGIDIIIKPPAEALEQMIPFVREMHEKSGLLVELDHGVSLAEAEERVLAHIKEHCPDGSRPPLAGNTVATDRAFLARDMTTLESFLHYRIVDVSSIKELSRRWYPRAYFAAPDKRGNHRALADIQESIEELRYYREAVFVAPPGPDSATAREIAARHGGSITGLAADAPDAGSAATI; this is translated from the coding sequence ATGAGTGACCGACTGGTGTGGATCGACTGCGAGATGACCGGCCTCGACCTGGGCGCCGACGCCCTGATCGAGGTCGCCGCCTTGGTCACCGACTTCGACCTGAACGTGCTCGGCGAGGGCATCGACATCATCATCAAGCCCCCGGCCGAGGCGCTGGAGCAGATGATCCCGTTCGTCCGCGAGATGCACGAGAAGTCCGGGCTGCTGGTCGAGCTCGACCACGGCGTGAGCCTGGCCGAGGCCGAGGAGCGGGTCCTGGCCCACATCAAGGAGCACTGCCCCGACGGCAGCCGTCCACCGCTGGCCGGCAACACTGTGGCCACCGACCGGGCGTTCCTCGCCCGCGACATGACGACCCTCGAGTCGTTCCTGCACTACCGCATCGTCGACGTCTCCTCGATCAAGGAGCTCTCCCGCCGCTGGTACCCCCGCGCCTACTTCGCCGCTCCCGACAAGCGCGGCAACCACCGAGCCCTCGCCGACATCCAGGAGAGCATCGAGGAGCTGCGCTACTACCGCGAGGCCGTCTTCGTGGCACCGCCCGGACCCGACAGCGCCACCGCCAGGGAGATCGCGGCCCGCCACGGCGGCTCGATCACCGGTCTGGCCGCGGATGCTCCCGATGCAGGCAGCGCCGCGACGATCTAG
- a CDS encoding phytoene desaturase family protein — MSTARSDHDAVVIGAGHNGLVAANLLADAGWSVLVLEQQEQVGGAVRSDTDVHPGFVHDTFSAFYPFAAASPVIRDLDLEQHGLRWQHPPAPLGHPFPDGSWALLHPDRHDTAAGLDGEHAGDGEAWLELCRTWDRIGEPLLSALLSPFPPVRGGARLLTRLPRAGGLHLVRELLTPAASFGAHRFGGRDARTLIAGSAGHADIPLDATGSGVFGLIMTMLAQTVGFPVPEGGAGRLTEAMARRLESRGGRIELGTEVSAVEIDRGRAVAVRTRDGERYAAGRAVVADVSAPLLFGRLVASEHLPTRVRRGMASFELDPATVKVDWALSGPIPWAAAPAVAPGSFHVGDSLAEMQRSLADVAAGTVPAHPFMLAGQMTTTDPTRSPAGTESLWAYTHVPQGSARDGVEDGPVRGVWDHDDVERFGDRMQDRIERLAPGFGSRVLSRRVLGPRELQERNASLIGGAVNGGTSQLHQMLVLRPVPGLGRAETGIGGLYLGSSSAHPGGGVHGAPGANAARAAMLHARLRRG; from the coding sequence GTGAGCACTGCGAGGAGCGACCACGACGCCGTCGTCATCGGGGCCGGGCACAACGGCCTCGTGGCCGCCAACCTGTTGGCCGACGCCGGCTGGTCGGTGCTGGTCCTCGAGCAGCAGGAGCAGGTCGGCGGCGCGGTCCGCAGCGACACCGACGTGCACCCCGGCTTCGTCCACGACACGTTCAGCGCCTTCTACCCCTTCGCTGCGGCCTCCCCCGTCATCCGCGACCTGGACCTGGAGCAGCACGGGTTGCGCTGGCAGCACCCGCCGGCACCCCTGGGCCACCCCTTCCCCGACGGCAGCTGGGCACTGCTGCACCCCGACCGGCACGACACCGCCGCGGGGCTCGACGGGGAGCACGCCGGCGACGGCGAGGCGTGGCTCGAGCTGTGCCGCACCTGGGACCGGATCGGCGAACCGCTGCTGAGTGCGCTGCTGAGCCCGTTCCCGCCGGTGCGGGGCGGTGCCCGGCTGCTGACCCGGCTGCCCCGGGCCGGTGGGCTGCACCTGGTCCGCGAGCTGCTCACCCCGGCGGCGAGCTTCGGCGCGCACCGCTTCGGCGGCCGCGACGCACGCACGCTGATCGCCGGCAGCGCCGGGCACGCGGACATCCCGCTCGACGCCACCGGTTCGGGGGTCTTCGGGCTGATCATGACGATGCTGGCCCAGACGGTCGGCTTCCCGGTCCCCGAGGGCGGCGCCGGACGCCTCACCGAGGCGATGGCGCGGCGGCTCGAGAGCCGGGGCGGACGGATCGAGCTCGGCACCGAGGTCAGCGCGGTGGAGATCGACCGCGGTCGTGCCGTCGCCGTGCGCACCCGCGACGGCGAGCGGTACGCCGCCGGCCGCGCGGTCGTGGCCGACGTGAGCGCACCGCTGCTCTTCGGGCGCCTCGTGGCGTCCGAGCACCTGCCGACCCGGGTGCGACGCGGGATGGCCTCCTTCGAGCTCGACCCCGCCACCGTCAAGGTCGACTGGGCCCTGTCGGGGCCGATCCCGTGGGCCGCCGCACCCGCGGTCGCACCCGGCTCCTTCCACGTGGGCGACTCGCTGGCCGAGATGCAGCGCTCGCTGGCCGACGTGGCCGCAGGCACGGTCCCGGCCCACCCGTTCATGCTCGCCGGGCAGATGACCACCACCGACCCCACCCGGAGCCCGGCCGGCACCGAGTCGCTGTGGGCCTACACGCACGTGCCCCAGGGCAGCGCGCGCGACGGCGTCGAGGACGGTCCGGTCCGTGGCGTCTGGGACCACGACGACGTCGAGCGGTTCGGCGACCGCATGCAGGACCGGATCGAGCGGCTGGCGCCCGGTTTCGGCTCGCGGGTGCTGTCGCGTCGGGTGCTCGGCCCGCGCGAGCTCCAGGAGCGCAACGCCAGCCTCATCGGTGGCGCCGTCAACGGCGGCACCTCCCAGCTGCACCAGATGCTGGTGCTGCGCCCGGTCCCCGGGCTGGGGCGCGCCGAGACGGGCATCGGCGGGCTCTACCTCGGGTCCAGCTCGGCGCACCCCGGCGGCGGCGTCCACGGCGCGCCCGGCGCCAACGCCGCCCGCGCCGCGATGCTGCACGCCCGCCTGCGCCGAGGGTGA